One window of the Cryptomeria japonica chromosome 7, Sugi_1.0, whole genome shotgun sequence genome contains the following:
- the LOC131046506 gene encoding disease resistance protein Roq1-like, with protein MASSASSSKPKRKRVMEENAFRVMASVSPSKLKCEMEELQGNSFKEMAPTPPSKQKCEMGEKGNNVKEMAPALPSDQSFHPYDVFINHCNPDVGKTVASVLYQFLQYLGLNVFLHSTDLQLGDSLPANIQHVIRSSSVHIAILSKGYSYTPWCLAELCLMLKTGSKIVPLFYDVATSDLRYIGKGVYADAFATHTQSKRDMPMQWKDALYNVSLISGIEFDSSNGNLGELCKNIVDTVLIELREAKTKLKLEVTDHLVGLEEAMEELEGTISTTGWNYNGNGVIVGIVGRAGIGKTTLAKEFFNRKHPSFCKSSFLFDVGEAHRTEKMGKMQDKLMSDVSMPLPLSTSTVRPGSHEEYWYFKPLIILDGVDHADQLRALSLNDFLNQGALVIVTCHDANVMQSFKMVKIYEMRGLDSVDARKLFCWHAFRQSHPPKGCDKLVELHVRVSRGLPLDLKVLGENIYSLKNEIHAQL; from the exons ATGGCATCCTCGGCCTCTTCATCTAAGCCAAAACGAAAACGTGTAATGGAGGAGAACGCTTTCCGGGTGATGGCATCTGTGTCTCCCTCTAAGCTAAAATGTGAAATGGAAGAGCTTCAAGGAAACAGCTTCAAGGAAATGGCACCCACGCCTCCTTCTAAGCAAAAATGTGAAATGGGAGAGAAAGGGAACAACGTCAAGGAGATGGCACCTGCACTTCCCTCTGATCAATCTTTTCATCCATATGATGTATTTATCAACCATTGCAACCCAGATGTGGGAAAGACCGTGGCTAGCGTCCTTTACCAGTTTCTACAATATTTAGGATTAAATGTTTTTCTCCATTCAACAGATTTACAACTTGGGGATTCTTTACCGGCCAATATACAGCATGTTATACGGAGCTCTTCAGTTCATATTGCTATTTTGTCCAAAGGCTATTCGTACACACCCTGGTGTTTGGCCGAGCTTTGTCTCATGCTAAAAACAGGGTCTAAAATTGTTCCCCTGTTTTATGATGTGGCGACTTCTGACTTACGCTACATTGGAAAGGGGGTATATGCCGATGCATTTGCTACACATACACAAAGTAAGAGGGATATGCCGATGCAATGGAAAGATGCCCTTTACAATGTCTCATTGATTTCTGGTATAGAATTCGATTCATCCAATGG GAACCTGGGAGAGCTATGCAAAAATATTGTGGATACTGTGCTCATTGAATTGAGAGAAGCTAAAACTAAATTGAAGTTAGAAGTTACTGATCATCTGGTAGGACTTGAGGAAGCCATGGAAGAGCTTGAGGGTACAATATCAACAACTGGATGGAATTATAATGGAAACGGTGTAATTGTGGGCATTGTAGGAAGGGCCGGAATCGGCAAAACTACTCTGGCAAAAGAATTCTTCAATCGCAAACATCCCAGTTTCTGCAAATCAAGTTTTTTATTTGATGTAGGTGAAGCACATAGAACTGAAAAAATGGGGAAGATGCAGGACAAACTAATGTCTGATGTAAGTATGCCTCTGCCCCTTTCTACTAGTACTGTTCGACCTGGTAGCCATGAGGAATATTGGTATTTCAAGCCATTAATTATTTTAGATGGAGTTGATCATGCCGATCAATTGAGGGCACTGTCATTAAATGACTTTCTAAATCAGGGGGCGCTAGTAATTGTGACATGCCATGATGCAAATGTCATGCAGTCATTTAAAATGGTGAAAATTTATGAAATGAGAGGACTAGATTCTGTTGATGCCAGAAAACTCTTCTGCTGGCATGCATTCCGCCAATCACATCCGCCCAAAGGATGCGATAAATTGGTTGAACTCCATGTGAGAGTTTCACGTGGCTTGCCATTAGACCTCAAAGTTTTGGGAGAGAACATTTACTCTCTGAAAAATGAGATACATGCACAATTATAA